GACACATGTATTTCGATTTGAACATCataaatgatgtccagtgacgcccaatcccgttttccgtgtttacgtTGAATTTTAACGTACAGctgctttttagttgggtcacggcccaactaaaaagtaacCCAAGTATttaaatcccaaccagcgagtCCCGactgtatgtgtacaaaattttgtagccacactttttgaaacttagCGTTGGCCGAATTACTAgaaacaagttccattcgactgagaatcctgtcccattgtttgctattgaaaaatggccagattgaactatggtatcagaagttatggccaaaatactattttctatgcgcaaaacacgctaaaaaacactcactcatatttttcagtatttttttctggCACGAGGAAGgtaccaacaccgctaggtggattaatcagggtttttacaTTGCATTCAATGTGATGTGTAAAGATCTACTTCAGTATAACACATAATTTACGAAGGCTTTGTTCTTTCGATTTTAAACTTTGATAATTTACCTGCAATCTGCAATGTTCGATGGGATAAATAGTGTTGAATCAGTTGATGTAGAAAGGAAAGTTAAAATTCTTCAATATGTAGAAGACTAAAGTAATGCATACTACCTCGCTACCTCCATCGGGGATGACAATGGGTTTGAGGGGTGAGAATAGGTCATCGCTATCATCGACATGAGGCCTGATAACAAAAGGTTGTTGCCCTTGCCTggttttcttgccctcagatacattcaatctattctacaagcattttaagtagttgaaacagtgacccattgccACCCCCAACGACGGTAGCGTAATTTCTAAAAAACCGTGGAACCCTGATGGTAATTTGACCGTTTTTAGGTTGAAcagtttttaatttcaacaccattggtttgaacatcgttcaatttaaaaaaaagtattcaaacgtcatttagcacgttggctgaaagaaaaatggaacatcgtgaaacggaaccctgaatttgttgaaatgaaatctgtGGATGGAATCTGCGTGGGTGGAATCTCCATCCCTCGTATTCAAGGCAACTGTTTACGGCATCATGGATGCACTATatgcacaaattacgtaacgctgttgggggagggagggggtcgaGCCGagtgttacgatccatacaaaaaaaaattaaaccttccatacaaaaagtgttacgagggggagggtggggatccaaaataatcaaatttagcgttacgtaattttagaaagaaccctaataaatataaatatacactggattctgtttttacacgatttacattttctcaatttcccACTCATCCTctatgtttaacgtatattaattatcatgtgatttttctttgatttattctggattttttgacacatgttgcgaagagtttggtggcaaattgaagtcacacgatcaaaaatacgtgcgaaaaaaaatcgtgtaaaaacaaaatcctgtgtaatataatataataaataagggcctgttcaaatattacgtaacgcgaaaaaagttgtttttaagaaccccccaccccctcgtaacaatccgtaagaattttcagaaccacccccacccctatgcgtaacgtgtaacaaatgctattttttttttaaatatcttaatTTTGGTAGAATTTGAAGGGTGGTGCTTTAAATAATTATCTATTGTATATGTCATGCTTTCTTGGtgataataaatatattttgaaaataattaacattttttctctatgcaaacaacttgttacgcgtaacaatagggcactgcacggaaagatcccctatagggcactgcacggactgctttgtccctttctcgctgcaaagaaattagaaaacaacaaggccagtaaacgtcaaaatttatgaagaacgaaagagaaagatatttctccgtgcagtgccctatatttTGATCGCCAAGGGCCTCAttcgcctgtcactggcgaacaaagctcgtgtactctgcatcgaagcatAGAACCGGtgttaaattctttttcgagtccctatattcaagcaggtatctcaagcattttcatttcatttatttagttaacatctaaacagataacactgaatcaacaatttgacgtcacaatgcacggttcgaggccgcatctctccatcctcggatacgccccacgctcgccaagttgttctgcacctggtctgcccatctcgctcgctgcgctccacgccgtctcgtacctgccggatcggaagcgaacaccatcttcgcagggttgctgtccggcattcttgcaacatgtcctgcccatcgtacccttccggctttagctaccttctggatactgggttcgccgtagagttgggcgagctcatggttcattcttcgccgccacacaccgtcttctagcacaccgccaaagatggtcctaagcacccgtctctcgaatactccgagtgcttgcaagtcctcctcgagcattgtccatgtttcatgtccgtagaggacaaccggtcttacaagcgtcttgtacatgacacatttggtgcggtggcgaatcttttcgaaccgcagtttcttctggagcccgtagtaggcccgacttccacagatgatgcgccttcgtatttcacgactaacgttgttgtcagccgttagcaaggatccgaggtagacgaattcctcgaccacctcgaaggtatccccgtctatcgtaacactgcttcccaggcgggccctgtcgcgctcggttccgcccgcaagcatgtactttgtctttgacgcattcaccaccagtccaactttttgttgcttcacgtttcaggcgggtgtacagttctgccacctttgcaaatgttcggccgacaatgtccatgtcatccgcgaagcaaataagttgactggatctgttgaaaatcgtaccccggctgttacacccggctctccgcataacaccttctagcgcaatgttgaacaacaggcacgaaagtccatcaccttgtcttagtccccggcgcgattcgaacgaactggagtgttcgcccgaaatcttcacacagttttgcacaccatccaccgttgctttgatcagtcttgtAAGCTTCCcgatgttctcgtccataattttccatagctctacgcggtctatactgtcgtatgccgccttgaaatcaacgaacagatggtgcgttgggacctggtattcacggcatttttgaaggatttgccgtacagtaaagatctggtccgttgtcgagcggccgtcaacgaagccggcttgataacttcccacaaactcgttcactaatggtgacagacgacggaagatgatctgggatatcactttgtaggcggcattaaggatggtgatcgctcgaaagttctcacactccagtttgtcgcctttcttgtagatggggcatataacctcttccttccactcctccggtagctgttcggtttcccagattctgactatcagtttgtgcaggcaagtggccagcttttccgggcccatcttgatgagctcagctccgataccatccttaccagcggctttgttggtctttagctgttgaatggcatccttaacttccctcaaggtgggggctggttggcttccatcgtccgctgaactgacgtagtcatctcctccgctgccttgacattcactgcctgtactctcagcgccattcagatgttcctcgtagtgctgcttccacctttcgatcaccacacgttcgttcgtcaagatgctcccatccttatcccggcacatctCAAGcatacactcagcgaactggactatcgaaattcataactggcgccttatgaatcttcgactgaatattccaccaacagtgctttttatacgcagttaccttcccgagtaatcaagcgtcgatgggcgtgtggtctacataccggcctcccgaccccgacgtccatggttcgaacccagtctgccgcacttcactttttgcctttctcgtatactaagtatacgtaaaggctatatgatcgctccaaaaacaaactttttatagaaggctcggagacccatagtgttatataccgatcgactcagctcgacgaattgaggtgatgtctgtgtgtatgtgtgtgtgtgtatgtgtgtgtgtctgtgcgcacccaccccaaaaaaaatgtcactcatttttcaactacttatccttaaccgatttactcgcaacaagcatgcattcgacgcaggatactctaccattgtttcctattgaaaattggtcagatcggactatgggctcgaaagttatggccaaaataccactttttataggaaaaaatagtaaagaaatgtcactcatttttcaggcacttatccttaaccgattcactcgtaacaagttgcattcgacgcaggatactctaccattgtttcctattgaaaattggtcagatcggactatgggttcggaaattatggccaaaataccacttttttctagaaaaattgagtaaaaaaatgtcactcatttttcgggcacttatcctcagcttgagcttgagcttgagcttgattgactgctcgtagttgctactccattatgaccagatcagctgttcttgcacagggaaccaacagatgtttgcttgggactagcacacatcttcaatgtacaagtactggtgatctcatttgttaggtcatactggcgcctgccacgtcagaatgcaagtcaatgtagggaagggggaggaaatgatgatgcaatcactcgcccactgcaagccgaatatacctctgcacttgccacgagttcatgcggaatttgttggaatttctgggttaggttggagaggcagaggtccgtcttggataacgagctgccaatgtgataggtaggagaaggtaactgatggaatttctaattggatgtaggaaacgagctctatagttcatttccaattctagcagattactgttagaatactcaagttgaaggtataggaatagtaatggaaacggtatggaagtccatttccagttctagcgattgctagaacatgagaaataaagagaaagatacaaagtaggagcatggaacggacctgggattgaacccacgacctcctgcgtatgaggcagaagcagtagccatatgactaccaagcccgatttactcaaccgatttactcgcaacaaattgcattcgacgcagtatactctcccattgtttcctattgaaaattggccagatcggactatgggctcaagagtaatggccaaaatgctatttttataattcacgagaaaggcaccatcaccgctaggtggattaatcagggtttttcaaatgaaaatcatcattcataaggcaacttattgaaattcataccgattccttgtggcaaattttcataaggcgtttgattgaaaaccatacgtccattttcctcagtgtaccacatcgttatattgctgcaagattgagtgtttaattttgataaaatatcgaaaacaaaagtgtgcataaaaattgcctcgccttAACAAAGCAGGTGgcagagaattaacactgttgtttacatgtcggggtagggcttcagtgctccgccttctccccctggtaacaaagcgtaacaaaaatcaaacagcccccaccccctattgcgttacgtaatatttgaacagaccctaaatAAGAATAGActtgtgcaggagttcatcgaattcactcacccgaagGATTTTGaccattttgcgttcattatgcgacccgctcaaacgtcataatttcttgggggagttcattttgcgttagtcttaTAGACTATTCGTTCGTGTGAAGTCTAAGCGACTGGTTGGATATTTTGTTTCGTCCGTTTCGATTTATTTTCTCGGTCCACTGTTAATCGTTGTGCACTGTTGTGTTGCTCCCAACAGAATCAAAACAATACAGCAAAAAAAGCAGCCAGAAACCGATTTATCTTATGGTAACAGAGAAACCAgaagttgaaataaaaaaatgcgcccCGTTAATATGAATGAGGTATCGTTtcaattatcgggggtccacggtagaTGAAACCTCGAATGAAACAGCTCAGGAATTAAATTTACACATTCCAACATGTTATAATATCCCGCAAGATAACCCCGTTTCGATTGGGTTAGCTGTCGCCGATCATGCGCATAACCGATGAGCATTGAATGTAGTACTAGAGTCATCTGTCAAACGTCTGTATACCTACAGTGTTATGAAATTAATTTTGATCAGTTATGAAATGTaggtaaaaaatacaaattaccCCATTATTACCAAAGAATTAATCTTCATTTCGGATTCGTGAAGTGGTGACGTGGCTGTGAAATTCAAAAGTTAAAGTATAACTTGGAACAATACACATCGGAACCAGAGTATTTTCTAGTGAAGAAAATTTTGCTTACAAATCATAACAATGACAACGCCGCCTGGATACAATACATTGTTGGAATGTCCATACGAAAAGGCACACCGGATTCAAGCTCACGCTATGTCAAAACATCTGTTCAAGTGTCGAAAGAACCATCCGAATCAGAAGTTTGTCACTTGTCCGTTCAACGAGTCGCATCGAATAGCAGCACCAGAGATCAAATTCCATACCCAAAACTGCGAAGACCGTGCTGCATTCGACACATATAAATACTGCATATCGACTGGATCCGGAACTGTACCCGAAAGCTTGAAGAAACCCGAGCTTGTTTACAACACTAGCGCCCCGAAGGATCCGTTTAAGAAATACAGAAATAGGAACCACAGCGATGAGGAACCAGAGCCAGTGCAAAAGTCCTCTCTGCAAAGCGACGACGAGTGCTGGGACGACATGGACGTACCTGCTTACAATCCGCAAAAATATTGCGAAAAGGCGAACGTCATACGGAAGGCCACACTGAAGACACCATCCGAGAAAAAAGCATTTTATGAAAGTGAACGTCTTCGTTTGAGCGAATTGAAATTAAAGGAGTGATAGAATCATTTTTTAGTATGGCTGTTGAGTAGGAGTGATTTGTTGGTTCAATTTCGAATTCCTGATATAGGTTCTAACAGAGGCGTTCATATTATGTTGTGTGCAAGAAATTGAAATGAGCATTATTATCATCACTGGCGGATAGAGTACTGTGGTAGCCTTTGGCCATTTTCAATAGCTGAGGTAGCCAATGTTTCACACAATAAACATTATAATTATTGGTTCTACAAAACCAGCTTGAAATTGTTAAAATCGGTTCTAAATTTTCTGATGATAAAGTTACGCCAAAAGGATATGTCAATACTGATTCTGAACGATGCTTATGTTAGTACTTTGGAAACTTTCATATTTGATCAACCCTTCAAGGAACTTCATTCACTTCTAACGCCTGTATTgaagtctcgcttaacttttcaaaaggacctaagtaatatttttttcatgaattaatttgaatagcgcaatcaacaaaaaaacatgaaagcttttgattgcaatacttaaattaattcatgaaaaaatgttacttaggttcttttgaaaagttaagcgagaagtgTTTCTATTAGCTGCTTctgaaacaaatttcaaacattttaGTTCTTGTgctttaattcgccataatattTATTAGGCGATTATACGCTAGTCGCTCGATGCCTGCAATTTGACAGTTTTGCATTTATCGGAGtgctgaacttcaaaacgatgtcaaagtcgatgaaAGCTGTATTGTGCTGCAGAAATTTCATGCACtcttattgcatctgacgttgCCTGACAACCGGTTGACGTCCAAAATGCGTTatagttatcgaacggcattcgctaactgaaacgttAACATATTGCGAATGGCTAGTGTAATGAGTGTAATACTTCCGCACCTCCAACaagtatttgtttattttgccCAATACGTAAACAGTTAAAAAAGTAAATTTAGCTTGACtctgcgcaactctatataatagactttTGGTATATTCTGACCCAACAATATTACTTTACTCGAAATTCCAAAATGTGACCAATAATAATATCTTGTTTGAATATCAGTGTTCAATTAATtgaataaaagaagaatttcgtACCTctaaatttcgataaaaaaaaatttaaaacataatgATGATAAAATCACTTACTTatgctaaaatcgtgtttatattttttgtaataaGTATAACTTAATTGTTAAAATGATGAATAATTGTCGAAAATATAGATTGTATTAATAGTTCCAGTATAGACGTTATTTGCTTTGACATATgtgtaaaatattttgaattgaaatcaatttccattgtttatgctacgttttggCAGGAAAAGTGAATTGAACAGCTTAGATGAATTTTAATTGACATGTCAAAAGCTCAACATGTTCAACTTCCCTTTCGTTCAAGTTTGTTTCGTTTTGTTTTAAGCAATTAAAGAATCACACGAAAAAACTGACAGGAAAGATCAACATCCAATGTAAACTAAGCCTTAAATAGTTCATCAATAAAATacgtgtttatttattttcctcAACTATTGCCATCAATTAAATCCAGCTTTCAGATATAATGTTATTATCTTACGATTCTGCGATATTACTGAATAAAAACAACAAAGATAACTTAAAAATAACCtatgtttttaaattattatcacATCAAACCCATCCCAACCACGACTAGCCACAAATAAgcgtaggggaagggggggaatatgccctagctaagcaaaaactgttttgatgtcttttttatatatctttattgcttggagcagggaaaagcccctgGGAGTGGCATTCATTTGAATCACTTCTCCCAAATCCATAAAACCTCCACTTCTTTTCAAACAACTTTACAATTTCGGTGCACTTCCAATGAGAATTCATTCTCTTTAAAGGAAGTGCAATAAGTTCATCAGTACATATTTAAATTCTTATGCTACTCTCAATAACTTATAATCTATAAATTACtactacagtgaacgttcgctaattgggttttttGTAGTTGGGgcgttttttagttgggggttcgttaattggggcgaaacccaattaaaaagcagctaaacgtcagaatgtgatgtcaaaaacgcgttgacgttttgtttcagtgtttggcgggatcgatattttctggcgcgtaaaattttcctttgttcaatgcaaacattgacgcttgtcaaaacgcaccaattagcgaacggcattcgctagttggggtgaggtcgtgccccaattagcgaacgatcactgtaacTATGTAATGTTAAATGCAACTCAACACTATTCAAGGCACTTCATGGGCAACGTTAATGAATGATCCTAGGGTCGATGAGTAgcttacccgagcaaagtctgaaaacataatgagagcatatagaaaacatattttgatattgatatcaaatcgaaatcatattttgttttcaaatatgaatcatcatgactgattacatattttgatctcattttgctgttgatttcgatttgctctcatcgacagcaggaatagttttcgattttatgtcacagtaagattttctgctgtagattttgatcttttaaccgttaaaacgaccaaaaggatatcaacctgagttatcaaaattaggcgatttcacaacaacaaaattagttatcgatttgctctcaagctttgctcgggtagtgaCAGAAGATTCAAACTGACCGAGCAACAAGGAACAGGAGCCATCAGGTGGATCTAGAGCCGCGTCATCGTCTGGTGTTCATCAACAGTAGGTTGCGCTGGAaccattgaatattttttaaagagTGAGCAGTATCTTGATTTCGACTAGACATATACTAGTTCATGTTACCTGGAAGAGAAACTGGCGATTCTAGCTAACTGATTCTAGAAGCAGGAGCTGTAGAGGCATCTATAACCATGACATCGTCTGGTGTCCATCAACGACAGGTTGCGCGAGCGACAAAGAACAAAAGCTATAGGTGGATTTGGAGCCTCGACGTCGGGCGTGCATCAACGGTAGGTTTCGCTGGAACCATTAGAGGGAGCAGTATCTTGACTTCGGGCAGACATATACCAATTCCTGTATTGAAGCAAGTATTGAAATTTGGATTGAACATAAGCATATTAAACTGAtagcatgtttttttttgggcAAGCATTTAGAAACTTTCCAAAGTACTTCACACGTAGCGCTCACTTCGCGTTGTAACGCGGAAATATGATCAGGATCGAAAATAAAGCCAAGGTACTTGAAAGATGCTGCCTTGTCTAAGCTCATCTAAGCCGATTATAAGATCGTCGTGGGGGGGAACTCTTAAACGAGGTGAGTGAAAGAGAATCTGCTATGATTTTCATGAATATTTTCAactcacgcaacagttaaatAATATAGCTACCATATGGCACCTTGAAACcttaatcatattgataatattcaaaataaaaaatggtgatatttcgttCCCGGGGCAATACGTTTTTTAGCGGACGAATGTCCACGGCCAatacaaattttttaaaattgatatGAGCCCTGAGGGAGGGGGCTATCTAAAACTGTCCAGAACCTgcccacgtggtatatggacagccccttactacaaaatgcaataaaaataatCGTCATGGAAAAATGTCGTTCAATGCTTAATACACTGTGTGTAGACAATGTCCaagtggtaagacgcgcggctacaaagcaaaatcaATTACAAATTGTGAGGAATGGAATTACGGCTGCTATCAAATGACTcaaatgttatttataatttattacTCCTTGGTAACGACCTATTTCCTCCGCTAATTCGTTTCATACTATTTTCCCAACGTAGCACGAGACAAGGTGGTAGTAGGTACATGGCGGGTTGCATCAGATCAAAATGTGTAAGCCGTGTTAACGATTAGGTATGTGGCGTCTGGTGTAAAATCAGCTGATCGAAAACGAGAAAATCCACTCTCGCTTTAAGTTTACTTTTAGTAATCGGAGGAGGGGTGTGAGAGATAATGGTTAACCATTTTATTGTTTTACATTTGTACATCGTCACACTTCAATACGTTTAAGTATTTACGAATGAAACTCGGTCGATGGCAGTATGTATCTAAATTAACCTTCgtagtgcattaaaaaaaagttacacattgtaTATTAGCGGGTCAAAATGACCCCAACttgaattcgctcccaaaagtttATTTTCAAACCGATTCccaatcttttggaaccaaattcAAGGTATGGATTCCGCGGATGTCGTTACGGGAAGATTTTTGTAATGTGGCCATTCTGCTTCCCAGGAATCGAttttgaaggaacatagattcttaggccGAATTTTGGCGTTATTTCTTGCCTTTCGAAaggtgattttggaaatgctccTCAATTTGCGTGGCAACAATCCCAATAAGAATATAGCCATTGTCTATTTCGATAGATCAACACAATTTCTGGTTATTCCACCGTCCTGTGTCCCTCCGGAagacccggaacatccgtagaagtggtcaattcatagaACTCAGCCTAGAAGAGTGCAGTTTTTTCGAAAGATTTTCGTTATCGAatgctgagtaacaaatgattatagTCACCCATTTtagtggacctgggtggccaccggaggtcctccggaagatctggaacgtccgtaaaaatggtcatttcatgaaacttattaTAGAAGAGCGCGGCTTTTTCCAAAGTTTTCATTATCGAATtacgagtaacaaatgattgtggtgacccattttgatggacctgtgtggccaccgaaggtcctccagaagatccggaacgtccgtaaaagtggtcaatttttgaaacttatcataaaagggtgcggttttttcc
The nucleotide sequence above comes from Armigeres subalbatus isolate Guangzhou_Male chromosome 3, GZ_Asu_2, whole genome shotgun sequence. Encoded proteins:
- the LOC134226117 gene encoding gametocyte-specific factor 1 homolog, which produces MTTPPGYNTLLECPYEKAHRIQAHAMSKHLFKCRKNHPNQKFVTCPFNESHRIAAPEIKFHTQNCEDRAAFDTYKYCISTGSGTVPESLKKPELVYNTSAPKDPFKKYRNRNHSDEEPEPVQKSSLQSDDECWDDMDVPAYNPQKYCEKANVIRKATLKTPSEKKAFYESERLRLSELKLKE